A window of Rufibacter tibetensis genomic DNA:
GTATCTACGCAGCCTATGAGTATAAACTGAGTAAGAAGAAGGTTAAGGTTATCCTTTTAGACATTCGGTACCACCAGGATTCTTTGCAAAAAGAGAGCAATAAAGCCTATATACCTAATACAACAGGCGATATTCTGGGGGAGGCTCAATGGCTATGGCTGGAGAACCAGTTAAGCACCAGCACAGCGGATGCCCACATTATTGGTTCCGGCATTCAATTCGTCTCTGATCAGCATCCTTACGAGAAATGGGCAAACTTCCCGGCTGCCCGCCAGCGGCTTTTCGATCTACTGGTTAAGACAAAAACCAAGGGAGTGGTATTGTTAAGCGGCGACCGGCATATCGGCGAGTTTTCTCGGATAGACATCAATGGACTGGACTATCCGGTTTATGACATCACTTCCAGTGGGCTAACGCACTCTTCCGTTGACAACACCAGTGAACCCAATCGTTACCGGGTAGGACCCTTGGTTAACCAAAAACATTACGGTTTATTCCGTTTATTGGAGCAAGGCGGAAACCTAGTGATGGAAGTTGATCTGAAAGGTGAGAACGGTAAACCTTTCCATACCGAGAAGATCGAAATCAGGAATTAACTTACGCAGCACAGCGGTTGATTTACCTTGAAAGGACTGGCAGGCGCTGGTCCTTTTTATTTTATACATAAACATAAATTAACATATCCCTGCTTTTGATAACTATTCCATCAAGTAGGGCTAACCACGACTTAATATGCTTGCTCTAGCTTTGCGCTAAATCTAAGCATATATGAGACGAATTCTATCTTTAGCTATTTTAATGGTTTCCCTTACCCTCATAACAGGGCAGCAGGTTTTAGCGCAGTCTACTGATGCTTCTATCTCTGGAGTGATTACCGATCAGAGTGGCAGCGGATTGCCCGGCGTAACCATTTTTATTAAAAATGAATCAACAGGTTTTCAGACCGGGGCGGCAACTAACACCGAAGGCAAATATTTCTTCCGGCAGTTGCCTTTGGGTGGCCCCTACATAGTAAGAGCCACCTATATCGGCTATACTACCCAGGTACGGAATGGCCTGGCTTTAAACTTAGGCGATCAGCTAACCATTGATTTCAC
This region includes:
- a CDS encoding alkaline phosphatase D family protein; this translates as MKKYFLIFSLLLMLGCTAGSKMQQGKALTIAFGSCNRQNLPQPMWDVIAKDKPDLWIWLGDNIYGDSDDMAVLKAKYDLQSNQEGYKRLTAQTPVIGTWDDHDFGRNDAGKNYPYKKASQQLALDFLKEPANSPRRRQEGIYAAYEYKLSKKKVKVILLDIRYHQDSLQKESNKAYIPNTTGDILGEAQWLWLENQLSTSTADAHIIGSGIQFVSDQHPYEKWANFPAARQRLFDLLVKTKTKGVVLLSGDRHIGEFSRIDINGLDYPVYDITSSGLTHSSVDNTSEPNRYRVGPLVNQKHYGLFRLLEQGGNLVMEVDLKGENGKPFHTEKIEIRN